The proteins below come from a single Afipia felis ATCC 53690 genomic window:
- a CDS encoding TAXI family TRAP transporter solute-binding subunit → MRFKFVSTVAALVTAVTLSAPAAHAEQFINILTGGTSGVYYPLGVAIGKIYGDKIPGVRAQVQATKASVENLNLLEQGRGELGFTLGDSLKAAVDGDEEAGFKKKLTKLRTIAAIYPNYIQIVATAESGIKTLADLKGKTLSVGAPKSGTELNSRAILKAAGMSYKDLKQVQYLPFAESVDLMKNRQLDATLQSAGLGVASLKDLSSSTEINVVAVPKATVEKIGPPFVSVVIPANTYTGQKSDVETAAVVNYLVTNSDVSDDVAYQMTKQIFENLPELANAHVAGKDIKLEKAATGSPAPLHPGAIRYYKEKGILK, encoded by the coding sequence ATGAGGTTCAAGTTCGTATCCACGGTTGCTGCGCTCGTCACGGCGGTAACTCTGTCGGCCCCGGCAGCGCATGCCGAGCAGTTCATCAACATTCTGACCGGCGGTACGTCCGGCGTTTATTATCCGCTCGGCGTCGCGATCGGAAAAATCTATGGCGACAAGATTCCGGGTGTCCGCGCGCAGGTGCAGGCCACCAAGGCATCGGTCGAAAACCTCAACCTCCTCGAGCAGGGCCGCGGCGAACTCGGGTTCACCCTTGGCGATTCGCTCAAGGCTGCGGTCGATGGCGATGAAGAAGCGGGCTTCAAGAAGAAGCTGACCAAGCTGCGCACCATCGCGGCGATTTATCCGAACTACATCCAGATCGTCGCGACCGCCGAAAGCGGCATCAAGACGCTCGCCGATCTGAAGGGCAAGACCCTTTCCGTCGGCGCGCCGAAGTCCGGCACTGAGTTGAACTCGCGCGCGATTCTGAAAGCCGCGGGCATGAGCTACAAGGATCTCAAGCAGGTCCAGTATCTGCCGTTCGCGGAATCGGTCGACCTGATGAAGAACCGTCAGCTCGACGCGACCCTGCAGTCGGCAGGCCTCGGCGTGGCTTCGCTGAAGGACCTGTCCAGCTCGACCGAGATCAACGTGGTGGCCGTTCCGAAGGCGACGGTCGAGAAGATCGGCCCTCCGTTTGTGTCGGTCGTCATTCCGGCCAATACCTACACCGGCCAGAAGTCCGACGTGGAGACCGCTGCGGTCGTCAATTATCTGGTGACCAATTCAGATGTCTCCGACGACGTCGCCTACCAGATGACCAAGCAGATCTTCGAGAACCTGCCGGAACTCGCCAACGCCCACGTGGCGGGCAAGGACATCAAGCTCGAGAAGGCAGCAACCGGCAGCCCGGCGCCGCTGCACCCGGGTGCGATCCGCTACTACAAGGAAAAAGGCATTCTCAAATAG
- a CDS encoding DsbA family protein, which translates to MMTTILRLRASALALAVLVLAGGVASDLRAEPDNVTSRERILRDPEIPALGNPNGDVTIVEWYDYQCPYCKTLSPELEKIIKEDGHVRLVLKDWPILGPPSPEASRLVLATKYQGKFEAAHKALMSRVGRLTTGTIDETLAAAGVDVARAKADLEAHKTEIEALLARNNEQAEGLGFNSTPSFIVGTFRIPGVMKPELFKLAIADARAKAKAENGKTAPKTKSKPKTKEAPAK; encoded by the coding sequence ATGATGACAACAATATTGAGACTTCGCGCCTCCGCTCTCGCCCTGGCGGTTCTGGTGCTTGCAGGCGGCGTAGCGTCGGACCTTCGTGCCGAGCCTGACAATGTCACGAGCCGCGAGCGCATCCTGCGCGATCCGGAAATTCCCGCGCTCGGCAATCCCAACGGCGATGTCACCATCGTCGAGTGGTATGACTACCAATGTCCGTACTGCAAGACACTGTCGCCTGAGCTTGAAAAGATCATCAAGGAAGATGGACACGTACGGCTCGTGCTGAAGGACTGGCCGATCCTCGGTCCGCCATCACCGGAAGCCTCGCGTCTCGTGTTGGCCACGAAATATCAGGGCAAGTTCGAAGCGGCACACAAGGCGCTGATGTCGCGGGTCGGACGACTCACCACGGGCACCATCGACGAGACGCTCGCGGCCGCCGGTGTCGATGTGGCGCGGGCGAAGGCCGATCTTGAAGCGCACAAGACCGAAATCGAGGCGCTACTCGCGCGCAACAACGAGCAGGCTGAAGGGCTCGGCTTCAATTCCACGCCGTCCTTTATCGTCGGCACGTTCCGCATTCCGGGCGTGATGAAGCCGGAGCTGTTCAAGCTCGCGATTGCCGATGCGCGTGCCAAGGCGAAAGCCGAGAACGGCAAGACCGCGCCGAAGACCAAGAGCAAGCCAAAAACGAAAGAAGCGCCGGCGAAATAG
- a CDS encoding DUF1013 domain-containing protein gives MSNAPLMPKATAVWLVDNTALSFDQVADFTKMHPLEVRAIADGDAAQGIKGMDPISTGQLTREEIEKGEKDPDYRLRLQESKVVLPTAAKKKGPRYTPVSRRHERPSAILWLVRSHPELKDAQIMRLVGTTKTTIASVRDRTHWNASTLTPMDPVTLGLCTQIELDFEVQRAAKEKPATQEYGGVTLLPASETTRREAEHDAPLSAKEQEDINVDAVFAKLKTLGHDKKSDEE, from the coding sequence ATGAGCAATGCACCGCTGATGCCGAAAGCGACGGCCGTATGGCTGGTCGACAACACGGCACTGTCGTTCGATCAGGTCGCCGATTTCACCAAGATGCATCCGCTCGAGGTCCGCGCCATCGCCGACGGCGACGCCGCGCAGGGCATCAAGGGCATGGATCCGATCTCCACCGGCCAGTTGACCCGCGAGGAGATCGAAAAGGGCGAGAAAGACCCGGACTACCGCCTGAGGCTGCAGGAATCCAAGGTGGTGCTGCCGACCGCCGCGAAGAAGAAGGGCCCGCGCTACACGCCGGTCTCGCGCCGCCATGAGCGCCCGAGCGCCATTCTCTGGCTGGTGCGCAGCCATCCCGAACTGAAGGACGCGCAGATCATGCGCCTCGTTGGCACCACCAAGACCACGATCGCGAGCGTGCGCGACCGCACCCACTGGAACGCTTCGACGTTGACGCCGATGGACCCGGTGACGCTCGGCCTGTGCACCCAGATCGAACTCGATTTCGAAGTGCAGCGCGCGGCGAAGGAAAAGCCAGCCACGCAGGAATATGGCGGCGTCACGCTGCTCCCGGCATCCGAGACCACGCGCCGCGAGGCCGAGCACGACGCTCCGCTCTCCGCCAAGGAGCAGGAAGACATCAATGTTGATGCGGTATTCGCCAAGTTGAAGACGCTCGGCCACGATAAGAAGTCCGACGAGGAGTAA
- a CDS encoding TRAP transporter permease — protein MLQDSGKQEHVNVELDNFEHGFPPGFGPGWWGHMAYVIGIAFAAFQIMVAAWNFLPSQAVRGIHVGFLILLSYGLVANFTAKTNWQRLIGWATGGIGFYCGLYQWLYYADLIQRDGDPSHLDLVVGTVLAVLIFDATRRLMGWALPLMCGACIIYWAFGQYLPSPLNHRGYYFDQIITHLSYGTEGFYGVPIYVSATYIFLFILFGSFLERAGMIQLFTDVSLGLFGGTRGGPAKVAVVASGMMGTISGSGVANVVTVGQFTIPLMIRFGYRRAFAAGVEATASMGGQIMPPVMGAVAFIMAETLGVQYSVIVQAAVIPAILYFASAFWMVHLEAGKYGLTGMKKEEIPNAGKALVKNWYLVLPLAALVFMLFEGFTPLYAGSMGLALTVTLILGASIVAGFPTQATRYIFWIGLALVVGSLFRNGTSVDIRYIAAVVLTLVLLSALTRGGRATLVACRDSLAESSKSALTVGIACAIVGTIIGMMTQTGVGTIFGSWVIGLGKQSLFLALIMTMLLSILLGTGIPTIPTYIIVAALAAPALSHLGVPLIVSHMFAFYYGIMADLSPPVALAALAAAPIAKENPDKIGWEAMRIALAGYVIPFIAVYSPALMMQPNDPMVPVLGFYGAVAYAFVKALVAIALFGMVAIGFLFNRLTILERIVAFAAALMLLGEFTYSDELGYVLAAALWLWQWRKRPAEPLKVAPESTVP, from the coding sequence ATGCTGCAGGATTCGGGGAAGCAGGAACACGTCAACGTCGAGCTCGACAATTTTGAACATGGCTTTCCTCCGGGATTCGGTCCCGGCTGGTGGGGCCATATGGCTTATGTCATCGGCATCGCGTTCGCGGCCTTCCAGATCATGGTGGCGGCGTGGAACTTTCTTCCGAGCCAGGCGGTGCGCGGCATCCATGTCGGCTTCCTGATCCTTTTATCCTACGGCCTTGTCGCTAACTTCACGGCCAAGACCAACTGGCAACGCCTGATCGGTTGGGCGACCGGCGGCATCGGGTTCTATTGCGGTCTGTATCAGTGGCTTTATTACGCTGACCTCATCCAGCGTGACGGCGATCCGAGCCATCTTGATCTCGTCGTCGGCACCGTGCTTGCGGTACTGATTTTCGACGCGACCCGCCGGCTGATGGGATGGGCGCTGCCGCTGATGTGCGGCGCGTGCATTATCTATTGGGCGTTCGGCCAGTATCTGCCGTCGCCACTCAATCACCGTGGTTATTATTTCGATCAGATCATCACCCATCTGTCTTACGGCACCGAAGGCTTCTACGGCGTGCCGATCTATGTGTCGGCGACTTACATCTTCCTGTTCATTCTGTTTGGCTCGTTCCTCGAACGGGCAGGCATGATCCAGCTTTTCACCGACGTGTCGCTCGGTCTGTTCGGAGGTACGCGTGGTGGGCCTGCGAAGGTTGCTGTTGTCGCCTCGGGCATGATGGGCACGATTTCTGGCTCGGGCGTCGCCAACGTCGTGACCGTGGGTCAGTTCACGATTCCGCTGATGATCCGGTTTGGCTATCGCCGCGCCTTCGCCGCGGGCGTCGAAGCGACCGCATCGATGGGCGGCCAGATCATGCCGCCGGTGATGGGTGCTGTTGCCTTCATCATGGCCGAGACTCTCGGCGTCCAATATTCGGTCATCGTGCAGGCCGCGGTGATCCCTGCGATCCTGTATTTCGCATCAGCATTCTGGATGGTGCATCTCGAAGCCGGCAAATACGGCCTCACCGGGATGAAGAAGGAAGAAATCCCGAACGCCGGGAAGGCGCTGGTCAAGAACTGGTATCTGGTGTTGCCGCTGGCGGCGCTTGTCTTCATGCTGTTCGAAGGCTTCACGCCGCTTTATGCGGGCAGCATGGGTCTCGCTTTGACCGTGACGCTGATCCTCGGTGCGAGCATCGTCGCCGGTTTCCCGACCCAGGCCACCCGCTACATCTTCTGGATCGGCCTCGCGCTGGTTGTCGGATCGCTGTTCCGTAACGGCACCAGTGTCGATATTCGCTATATCGCGGCGGTCGTGCTGACGCTGGTACTGCTCTCCGCATTGACCCGCGGCGGTCGCGCCACGCTGGTCGCCTGCCGTGACTCGCTCGCGGAAAGCTCGAAGTCCGCGCTGACGGTCGGCATAGCATGCGCCATCGTCGGCACCATCATCGGCATGATGACCCAGACCGGCGTCGGCACCATCTTCGGAAGCTGGGTTATCGGACTCGGCAAGCAGAGCCTGTTCCTCGCGCTAATCATGACGATGCTGCTGTCGATCCTGCTCGGCACCGGCATTCCGACGATCCCGACCTACATCATCGTCGCCGCGCTTGCCGCGCCAGCGCTGTCGCATCTCGGCGTACCGCTGATCGTCAGCCACATGTTCGCGTTCTACTACGGCATCATGGCGGACCTCTCGCCGCCTGTTGCGCTCGCGGCGCTTGCGGCTGCGCCGATAGCCAAGGAAAATCCCGACAAGATCGGATGGGAGGCGATGCGCATCGCGCTCGCCGGCTATGTCATTCCCTTCATCGCGGTCTATTCGCCGGCGCTGATGATGCAGCCGAACGATCCGATGGTGCCGGTACTCGGCTTCTACGGCGCGGTCGCCTACGCCTTCGTCAAGGCGCTGGTCGCGATCGCCTTGTTCGGTATGGTGGCAATCGGCTTCCTTTTCAACCGGCTGACTATTCTGGAGCGGATCGTTGCCTTTGCGGCCGCGCTCATGCTGCTCGGCGAATTCACCTACAGCGATGAACTCGGATATGTTTTGGCCGCTGCCCTCTGGCTCTGGCAGTGGCGGAAGCGACCGGCCGAGCCGTTGAAGGTGGCGCCGGAATCAACCGTCCCGTGA
- a CDS encoding propionyl-CoA synthetase, with protein sequence MSDAKARYAEIHERSLRDPQGFWGEAAKEIDWFEPAKKVFDPAMGLYGRWFAGGVVNTCFNAVDRHVKGGRADQLALIHDSPLTNTITTFTFAQLQQEVETLGAVMQDFGVAKGDRVVIYMPMVPEAVIAMLACARIGAIHSVVFGGFAAKELATRIDDAKPKLIFSASCGIEPGRTVQYKPLLDEAIRLASFKPDACIILERSQQQCDLIAGRDHDWASLRKKALDAGKRSACVPVLATDPLYILYTSGTTGVPKGVVRDNGGHMVALKWSMSNHYGIKSGEVWWSASDIGWVVGHSYIVYGPLFHGNTTILYEGKPVGTPDAGAFWRVIAQHKAVALFTAPTAFRAIKKEDPDGVLMKKYDLSHFRTLFLAGERADPPTVEWAQARLQRPVIDHWWQTETGWAIAGNPVGIGALPVKPGSATVPMPGYQVDIVDESSKPVPANTTGSIVVKLPLPPSCLPTLWQQDERCREAYFSEFPGYYKTSDAGYKDEDGYVFVMGRTDDIINVAGHRLSTGGMEEILASHPDVAECAVLGVKDQLKGEVPCGFLVLKSGVTRAAMAVENEVVGMVRDRIGPVAAFKRAVIVPRLPKTRSGKILRGTMKKIADGDPWTMPATIEDPKALDDISAALKDSTPEKA encoded by the coding sequence ATGAGTGATGCAAAAGCCCGGTATGCGGAAATCCATGAACGTTCCCTGCGTGATCCGCAGGGGTTCTGGGGCGAAGCCGCGAAGGAAATCGACTGGTTCGAGCCTGCGAAAAAAGTCTTCGATCCGGCGATGGGCCTGTACGGCCGCTGGTTCGCAGGCGGTGTCGTCAACACCTGTTTCAACGCGGTCGACCGCCACGTCAAAGGCGGGCGGGCCGACCAGCTCGCTCTCATCCACGACTCTCCGCTAACGAACACGATCACGACCTTCACCTTCGCGCAGTTGCAGCAGGAGGTCGAAACGCTCGGCGCGGTGATGCAAGATTTCGGCGTCGCCAAGGGCGACCGTGTCGTCATCTACATGCCGATGGTGCCGGAAGCAGTGATCGCCATGCTCGCCTGCGCGCGCATCGGCGCGATCCACTCGGTGGTGTTCGGCGGTTTCGCTGCGAAGGAGCTTGCGACCCGCATCGACGACGCCAAGCCGAAGCTGATCTTCTCCGCAAGCTGCGGCATCGAGCCCGGCCGCACCGTGCAGTACAAGCCGCTGCTCGACGAAGCGATCAGGCTTGCATCCTTCAAGCCTGATGCCTGCATCATTCTCGAACGGTCGCAGCAGCAATGCGATCTGATTGCCGGGCGCGACCACGACTGGGCAAGCCTTCGCAAGAAGGCGCTCGATGCCGGCAAGCGGTCGGCGTGCGTGCCGGTGCTCGCGACCGATCCGCTCTACATTCTCTATACGTCTGGTACCACCGGCGTGCCGAAGGGCGTGGTGCGCGACAATGGCGGCCACATGGTCGCGCTGAAATGGTCGATGTCGAACCATTACGGCATCAAGTCGGGTGAGGTGTGGTGGAGCGCGTCCGACATCGGCTGGGTGGTCGGCCACAGCTACATCGTGTACGGGCCGCTGTTCCACGGCAACACGACGATCCTCTATGAGGGCAAGCCGGTCGGCACGCCGGACGCCGGTGCGTTCTGGCGCGTGATCGCGCAGCACAAGGCTGTCGCGCTGTTCACCGCGCCGACGGCGTTTCGTGCGATCAAGAAGGAAGACCCCGACGGCGTGCTGATGAAGAAGTACGACCTGTCGCACTTCCGCACGCTGTTTCTTGCCGGCGAACGCGCCGATCCGCCGACGGTGGAATGGGCACAGGCGCGGCTGCAGCGTCCGGTGATTGACCATTGGTGGCAGACTGAAACCGGATGGGCGATTGCGGGCAATCCCGTCGGCATCGGCGCACTGCCTGTGAAGCCGGGTTCGGCGACCGTGCCGATGCCGGGTTATCAGGTTGATATCGTCGATGAATCGTCGAAGCCGGTGCCTGCCAACACCACGGGATCGATCGTCGTGAAATTGCCGCTGCCGCCGTCCTGCCTGCCGACGCTGTGGCAACAGGACGAGCGCTGCAGGGAAGCCTACTTCAGCGAATTCCCCGGCTACTACAAAACCTCGGATGCCGGCTACAAGGACGAGGATGGTTATGTGTTCGTGATGGGCCGCACCGACGACATCATCAATGTCGCTGGGCACAGGCTCTCGACCGGCGGCATGGAGGAAATCCTCGCCTCGCATCCGGATGTCGCCGAATGCGCCGTGCTCGGCGTCAAGGATCAGCTCAAGGGCGAAGTGCCCTGCGGCTTCCTGGTACTGAAATCGGGTGTCACACGCGCAGCCATGGCGGTCGAGAACGAGGTGGTTGGCATGGTTCGCGACAGGATCGGTCCGGTTGCGGCCTTCAAGCGTGCGGTCATCGTGCCGCGCCTGCCAAAGACACGTTCTGGCAAGATTCTGCGCGGCACGATGAAAAAAATCGCGGACGGCGACCCCTGGACCATGCCTGCGACGATCGAGGACCCCAAGGCTCTGGACGATATCAGCGCCGCGCTGAAGGACTCGACGCCAGAAAAGGCTTGA
- a CDS encoding DUF6494 family protein, with amino-acid sequence MNEDTFNISLRGFLKKVGITSQREIEAAIRGAIADGRLKGNEKLPAKVTLHLGGIDFTHVVEARIDLE; translated from the coding sequence ATGAATGAGGACACATTCAACATCAGCCTGCGGGGCTTTCTCAAGAAAGTCGGAATCACCAGCCAACGTGAGATCGAAGCCGCCATCCGCGGCGCTATCGCCGATGGAAGGCTGAAAGGCAATGAGAAACTTCCCGCCAAAGTTACCCTGCATCTCGGGGGTATCGATTTCACGCATGTCGTGGAAGCACGCATCGACCTCGAATAG
- a CDS encoding DUF1850 domain-containing protein — MGLCFAAAGVVKVLSVAAFTLAWTHSIEKIEWQEEWHVTPQGLQLVEARVKGSGAGMEPPPEARLVDGWFQWSPKMAPLPQVVLGNSGLAGEWRICTDGGCRTLSDVLGRHLGAEPTTMKICDGAPAPKADSGTMDNAAIVAEHAAVRLAEARADYTRGDFEGARAISSEIILARPDDAEVYELRGNAWVGLKNYEKALDDYDAAIRVAPKVARLYASRAAAFVRLRNFRMAVRDSTEAVKLDHSVARLLDRADAFKRVRRTDLALDDLTDAIGLAPDSPMLYRARGEIYARNNAYDRAIADYNYAIRLDPVAPSFLDRGMAYYLKGDKADLDRALADYDRAIALDDRMALAYNNRGLALRDKGELGRAYADFSTALELDPDLAIAREHRQALAVQMARLGEKGLKSHTTLACAAGIKDCNRH; from the coding sequence TTGGGTCTTTGTTTTGCCGCTGCCGGTGTCGTCAAGGTGCTGTCGGTAGCGGCGTTCACCTTGGCGTGGACCCATTCGATCGAGAAGATCGAATGGCAGGAAGAATGGCACGTCACCCCGCAAGGGCTACAACTGGTCGAGGCGCGGGTGAAAGGCTCGGGTGCCGGCATGGAGCCGCCGCCGGAAGCCCGTCTCGTCGACGGCTGGTTTCAATGGTCGCCGAAAATGGCGCCGCTCCCCCAGGTGGTGCTGGGCAATTCTGGCCTCGCTGGAGAATGGCGCATCTGCACGGATGGCGGCTGTCGCACGCTGTCTGACGTTCTCGGCCGACATCTCGGCGCTGAGCCGACGACCATGAAGATCTGCGACGGTGCGCCCGCGCCGAAGGCGGACAGCGGCACGATGGACAATGCCGCCATCGTCGCCGAGCATGCTGCGGTGCGGCTGGCGGAGGCCCGCGCGGATTACACCAGGGGCGATTTTGAAGGCGCGCGTGCGATCAGCAGTGAGATCATTCTCGCGAGGCCGGACGACGCCGAGGTTTACGAGCTACGCGGCAATGCCTGGGTCGGCCTGAAGAACTACGAGAAGGCGCTCGACGACTACGACGCCGCGATCCGCGTAGCCCCGAAAGTGGCGCGGCTTTATGCGAGCCGTGCGGCTGCGTTCGTCCGGCTGCGGAATTTCCGTATGGCGGTGCGCGACTCCACCGAAGCGGTGAAGCTGGATCACAGCGTCGCGCGGCTGCTCGACCGCGCTGATGCTTTCAAACGCGTGCGGCGCACGGATCTCGCCCTCGACGATCTCACCGATGCCATCGGCCTGGCGCCGGATTCGCCGATGCTCTACCGGGCGCGCGGCGAAATCTATGCCCGCAATAACGCCTATGATCGCGCGATTGCGGATTACAATTATGCGATCCGTCTCGATCCGGTCGCGCCGTCGTTTCTCGACCGCGGCATGGCCTATTATCTCAAGGGCGACAAAGCCGATCTCGACCGGGCGCTCGCCGATTACGACCGCGCTATCGCGCTCGATGACCGCATGGCGCTTGCCTACAACAATCGCGGCCTCGCGCTGCGCGACAAGGGCGAGTTGGGGCGGGCCTATGCCGATTTCTCAACCGCCCTTGAGCTTGATCCCGACCTTGCGATTGCGCGCGAGCACCGTCAGGCGCTTGCCGTGCAGATGGCGCGACTTGGCGAAAAGGGCCTAAAGTCGCATACGACGCTCGCCTGTGCGGCCGGTATAAAGGACTGTAACCGTCATTGA
- a CDS encoding c-type cytochrome, with protein sequence MHTSRLKLAGAAIVVLAAATAADAQPKYGFGKPATPAEIAAWNIDIGRDGKELPPGKGSVAQGHELFDAQCASCHGAKGEGGLGDKLVGGQGTLATPKPVKTVGSFWPYAPTLFDYIRRAMPLNAPQSLTNDEVYAVSAYVLNLNGLVPDNATLDAKSLAAVKMPNRDGFVQDPRPDVHNKACMSNC encoded by the coding sequence ATGCACACGTCAAGGCTTAAGCTGGCAGGTGCCGCCATCGTCGTTCTCGCCGCTGCAACGGCGGCGGATGCGCAGCCGAAATACGGCTTCGGCAAACCGGCGACGCCGGCCGAAATCGCGGCGTGGAATATCGACATCGGTCGCGACGGCAAGGAACTGCCGCCGGGGAAGGGCAGCGTCGCGCAGGGGCATGAACTGTTTGATGCCCAGTGCGCGTCGTGCCACGGCGCGAAGGGCGAGGGCGGCCTCGGCGACAAGCTCGTCGGCGGGCAGGGCACGCTCGCCACGCCGAAGCCGGTGAAGACCGTCGGCAGCTTCTGGCCTTATGCGCCGACGCTGTTTGACTACATCCGGCGCGCCATGCCGCTGAATGCGCCGCAGTCGCTGACTAACGATGAAGTCTACGCGGTCTCGGCTTATGTTCTCAATCTGAACGGTCTGGTGCCGGACAACGCGACGCTCGATGCGAAGTCGCTTGCGGCGGTCAAGATGCCGAACCGTGACGGCTTCGTTCAGGACCCGCGCCCGGACGTGCACAACAAGGCGTGCATGAGCAACTGCTAA
- the soxC gene encoding sulfite dehydrogenase: MTSRQKDSGRAQSTTRRQFIGAGSAVLGGAAIAAASGGKAAALDTTADPNGPPNIPEWMKMPGADTGGQIYGTPSPFEKKVVRNVPKNLKQYTSASTRTPLQELDGIITPNGVFYERHHGGIPEIDPAQHRLMIHGLVERPTVFTMDQIRRYPSVSRIHFLECSGNPGFEAIYGKTASDLVGLTSCAEWTGVPLKTVLEDVGLKPEAKWIVAEGADAAALTRSIPIEKCLEDAMLVYSQNGERLRPAQGYPLRVFLPGFEGNMSVKWVRRLHVTNEPAYTREETAKYTDSMPDGTARQFTFYMEAKSIITRPSGTQKIEPGFNEITGIAWTGHGKIAKVDISTDGGKTWQAAALQEPVLTRALTRFRFPWTWDGKPTVIMSRATDETGYVQPSFEELKAVRGLKSFYHNNAMQPWKVAESGEVSNAHVKA, translated from the coding sequence GTGACATCACGACAGAAGGATTCCGGCCGCGCGCAATCGACGACGCGGCGGCAATTCATCGGCGCGGGCTCGGCGGTGCTGGGCGGCGCAGCGATTGCCGCGGCAAGCGGAGGAAAAGCTGCCGCGCTCGACACCACAGCCGACCCGAATGGTCCGCCGAACATTCCGGAATGGATGAAGATGCCCGGTGCGGACACCGGCGGACAGATTTACGGAACGCCGTCGCCGTTCGAAAAGAAGGTCGTCCGCAACGTTCCGAAGAATCTCAAGCAATATACCTCGGCTTCGACCCGCACGCCCTTGCAGGAGCTCGACGGCATCATCACGCCGAACGGCGTGTTCTATGAGCGTCATCACGGCGGCATTCCCGAGATCGATCCGGCGCAGCACCGGCTGATGATCCACGGTCTTGTGGAGCGGCCGACAGTTTTCACCATGGATCAGATCCGGCGATACCCGTCCGTGTCCCGCATCCACTTCCTCGAATGCTCGGGCAATCCGGGGTTCGAGGCGATCTACGGCAAGACGGCGTCGGATCTGGTGGGGCTGACGAGTTGCGCCGAATGGACCGGCGTTCCGCTCAAGACAGTGCTGGAAGATGTCGGCCTGAAGCCGGAAGCAAAGTGGATCGTTGCCGAAGGTGCCGACGCGGCTGCGCTCACCCGCAGCATCCCGATCGAGAAATGCCTTGAGGACGCGATGCTGGTCTACAGCCAGAACGGCGAGCGGCTGCGTCCCGCGCAGGGCTATCCGCTGCGCGTTTTCCTGCCGGGTTTCGAAGGCAACATGAGCGTCAAGTGGGTGCGACGCCTGCATGTCACCAACGAGCCAGCCTATACGCGCGAGGAGACCGCGAAATATACCGACTCGATGCCGGACGGCACCGCGCGGCAGTTCACTTTCTATATGGAGGCGAAGTCGATCATCACGCGGCCCTCAGGCACGCAGAAGATCGAGCCGGGTTTCAACGAGATCACCGGTATCGCCTGGACTGGACACGGCAAGATCGCCAAGGTCGATATTTCCACCGATGGCGGCAAGACCTGGCAGGCCGCCGCGCTGCAGGAGCCGGTTCTCACTCGTGCTTTGACGCGCTTCCGCTTCCCGTGGACGTGGGACGGCAAGCCGACCGTCATCATGAGCCGTGCAACCGACGAGACCGGCTACGTGCAGCCGTCCTTCGAGGAATTGAAGGCGGTGCGCGGTCTGAAGTCGTTCTATCACAACAATGCAATGCAGCCGTGGAAGGTCGCGGAGAGCGGGGAGGTCAGCAATGCACACGTCAAGGCTTAA
- the ispH gene encoding 4-hydroxy-3-methylbut-2-enyl diphosphate reductase, translating to MTLQTEKPPLSIVLCSPRGFCAGVVRAIDTVERALKLYGAPVYVRHEIVHNRYVVESLRDKGAIFVAELDEIPQTDAPVVFSAHGVPKAIPAEANKRHFFTLDATCPLVTKVHREAAIHFKRGREILLIGHAGHPEVVGTLGQLPKDAVVLIETMDAARSFQPKDASKLAFVTQTTLSIDDTKEIVAVLKERFPDIDGPHKEDICYATTNRQLAVKKVAPKVDAMIVVGSPNSSNSQRLREVAEREGCKVSVLVQRASELDWSKFEGISSLGITAGASAPEVIVEEIMDAFATHYKLHVETVSAAEEDEFFPLPRPLRNEVAAAAEKAVG from the coding sequence ATGACCCTGCAAACCGAGAAACCGCCGCTTTCGATCGTGCTCTGTTCCCCCCGCGGCTTCTGCGCCGGGGTGGTGCGGGCCATCGATACCGTCGAACGCGCCCTGAAACTCTACGGCGCGCCGGTCTATGTGCGTCACGAGATCGTGCACAACCGCTACGTGGTGGAGAGCCTGCGTGACAAGGGCGCGATTTTCGTCGCCGAACTGGACGAAATTCCGCAGACCGACGCGCCGGTGGTGTTTTCGGCTCACGGGGTTCCAAAGGCGATCCCGGCCGAAGCCAACAAACGCCATTTCTTCACCCTGGACGCGACCTGCCCGCTGGTGACCAAGGTTCACCGTGAGGCGGCGATCCATTTCAAGCGCGGCCGCGAAATCCTGCTGATCGGCCATGCCGGCCATCCGGAAGTGGTCGGCACGCTCGGTCAGTTGCCGAAGGACGCGGTGGTGCTGATCGAGACCATGGACGCGGCGCGGTCGTTCCAGCCGAAGGACGCCTCCAAGCTCGCTTTCGTCACCCAGACTACGCTGTCGATCGACGACACCAAGGAGATCGTCGCGGTGTTGAAGGAGCGTTTCCCCGACATCGACGGTCCGCACAAGGAAGACATCTGCTACGCCACCACCAACCGCCAGCTCGCGGTGAAGAAGGTCGCGCCGAAGGTCGATGCGATGATCGTGGTCGGCTCGCCGAACTCCTCGAACTCCCAGCGCCTGCGCGAGGTCGCCGAGCGCGAGGGCTGCAAGGTCTCCGTGCTGGTGCAGCGCGCATCCGAGCTCGACTGGTCGAAGTTCGAGGGCATTTCGAGCCTCGGCATCACTGCGGGTGCGTCAGCGCCGGAAGTGATCGTCGAGGAGATCATGGACGCTTTCGCCACGCACTATAAGCTGCATGTCGAGACCGTCTCGGCGGCCGAGGAAGACGAATTCTTCCCGTTGCCGCGACCGCTGCGCAATGAAGTGGCGGCGGCTGCAGAGAAGGCCGTCGGCTGA